One region of Caldimonas thermodepolymerans genomic DNA includes:
- a CDS encoding N-acetylmuramoyl-L-alanine amidase: protein MTTRPTLKRRTFLHGAGSLVLLLTAPRIAHGATIVAVRVWPATDYTRVTLESDTQLAARHFVIADPHRVVIDIDGLELSPTLRDIVGKVQPDDPHIAGVRVGQNQPRVVRLVIDLKQAVTPQVFTLAPVADYQHRLVFDLYPLVPPDPLLALIREKEQAEKQARAAMEDALGDFINRMERAPAPPPVAAAPAPAPEVPTPAPAAPITRKSEVDPGTLKKIDRLIIVALDPGHGGEDPGAIGPSGLKEKDVVLAIARKLRDRINAEPNMRAMMTRDADFFVPLHQRVQKARRVQADLFISIHADAFITPKARGASVYALSERGATSTAARWIANKENAADLVGGVNIKHTDQHVVRALLDMSTTAQINDSLRIGSEVLGQIGRVGRLHKKQVEQAGFAVLKAPDIPSILVETAFISNPEEEAKLRSAAYQDQLVDAMMTGIKRYFSKNPPLARNRQI, encoded by the coding sequence CGGCGCCGGCAGCCTGGTGCTGCTGCTGACCGCCCCCCGGATCGCCCACGGCGCGACCATCGTGGCCGTGCGCGTCTGGCCCGCAACCGACTACACCCGCGTCACGCTCGAGAGCGACACCCAGCTGGCCGCGCGCCACTTCGTGATCGCCGACCCGCACCGGGTCGTGATCGACATCGACGGCCTGGAGCTGAGCCCGACGCTGCGCGACATCGTCGGCAAGGTGCAGCCCGACGACCCGCACATCGCCGGCGTGCGCGTGGGCCAGAACCAGCCGCGCGTGGTGCGCCTGGTGATCGACCTGAAGCAGGCCGTCACGCCGCAGGTGTTCACGCTGGCGCCGGTGGCCGACTACCAGCACCGCCTGGTGTTCGACCTCTACCCGCTGGTGCCGCCGGACCCGCTGCTGGCGCTGATCCGCGAGAAGGAGCAGGCCGAGAAGCAGGCCCGCGCCGCGATGGAGGATGCCCTGGGCGACTTCATCAATCGCATGGAGCGCGCCCCGGCCCCCCCGCCCGTGGCCGCCGCCCCGGCGCCGGCGCCCGAGGTGCCGACCCCGGCGCCCGCTGCGCCGATCACGCGCAAGAGCGAGGTCGACCCCGGCACGCTGAAGAAGATCGACCGCCTGATCATCGTCGCGCTCGACCCCGGCCACGGCGGCGAGGACCCGGGCGCGATCGGCCCGAGCGGCCTGAAGGAAAAGGACGTGGTGCTGGCGATCGCGCGCAAGCTGCGCGACCGCATCAACGCCGAGCCCAACATGCGCGCGATGATGACCCGCGACGCGGACTTCTTCGTGCCGCTGCACCAGCGCGTGCAGAAGGCCAGGCGGGTGCAGGCCGACCTGTTCATCTCGATCCACGCCGACGCCTTCATCACGCCCAAGGCGCGCGGCGCCTCGGTCTACGCGCTGTCCGAGCGCGGCGCCACCAGCACCGCGGCACGCTGGATCGCCAACAAGGAGAACGCGGCCGACCTGGTCGGCGGCGTCAACATCAAGCACACCGACCAGCACGTGGTGCGCGCGCTGCTGGACATGTCCACCACCGCGCAGATCAACGACAGCCTGCGCATCGGCAGCGAGGTGCTCGGCCAGATCGGCCGGGTCGGCCGGCTGCACAAGAAGCAGGTCGAGCAGGCCGGCTTCGCGGTGCTCAAGGCCCCGGACATCCCCTCCATCCTGGTCGAGACCGCCTTCATCTCGAACCCGGAGGAAGAGGCCAAGCTGCGCAGCGCCGCCTACCAGGACCAGCTGGTCGACGCGATGATGACCGGCATCAAGCGCTACTTCTCGAAGAACCCGCCGCTGGCGCGCAACCGGCAGATCTGA
- a CDS encoding DedA family protein, whose product MELVLFLVDFILHVDRHLAEFVQQYGTWVYALLFAVVFVETGLVVMPFLPGDSLLFVVGTMCGAGHMDLPLSIGLLLAAAILGDQLNYSVGRYFGPKVFRWEQSRFFNKAAFDQAHAFYERYGGITIVLARFMPFIRTFAPFVAGVAEMTRTKFTFYNVMGGTLWVVGLTVAGYLFGNLPFVQQHLSKIIWGLILIPGLVAIFGAWKSRRSAPQA is encoded by the coding sequence CCAGCAGTACGGCACCTGGGTGTACGCGCTGCTGTTCGCGGTCGTGTTCGTCGAGACCGGGCTGGTGGTGATGCCCTTCCTGCCGGGCGACTCGCTGCTGTTCGTGGTGGGCACGATGTGCGGGGCGGGGCACATGGACCTGCCGCTGTCGATCGGCCTGCTGCTGGCCGCGGCGATCCTGGGGGACCAGCTCAACTACAGCGTCGGCCGCTACTTCGGTCCCAAGGTGTTCCGCTGGGAGCAGTCGCGCTTCTTCAACAAGGCCGCGTTCGACCAGGCCCATGCCTTCTACGAGCGCTACGGTGGCATCACCATCGTGCTGGCGCGCTTCATGCCGTTCATCCGCACCTTCGCGCCCTTCGTGGCCGGCGTGGCCGAGATGACCCGCACCAAGTTCACGTTCTACAACGTGATGGGCGGCACGCTGTGGGTCGTGGGCCTGACGGTGGCAGGCTACCTGTTCGGCAACCTGCCGTTCGTGCAGCAGCACCTGAGCAAGATCATCTGGGGGCTGATCCTGATCCCCGGCCTGGTCGCGATCTTCGGCGCCTGGAAGAGCCGGCGCAGCGCGCCGCAGGCCTGA